One genomic segment of Rhizobium gallicum bv. gallicum R602sp includes these proteins:
- a CDS encoding LysM peptidoglycan-binding domain-containing protein has translation MMRNRAGLLAFAVLAVAILLMVFVVMPRIGEDTSKIGDAINQAGSEVKNTVEEAGKSARNAAADAAATTEKLGHLSADAGQSLTQLKALFADGKGPTSEAFDAAKTKAAGSLKALADFAIPEGTDPATAAAATKAKDGAAKALAIVQALPENIADALAAIAKAEAELSGAKGSQPASAPPATDANFGSKLPAFDVLRVEPDGSTVIAGSATPNSKLEIMDGDKVVTTTNVGPTGDFAAVLDNPLPPGDHQLVLKTTGKDGKSLTSEEVATVSVPKDGSGTELLAMVSKPGAASRIITAPTAATPAAQPAADEQASAQPGLPAGSPEIANTAPAVPGAPAGASDAVSAPAEVMVNAVEIEGKKIFVAGTAKPNANVIAYADDALIGKATAGADGHFVIDGVMDLSVGDHKIRVDVVDGSGKVLIRASVNFTRPAGDQVTVAAQPGNPPANDAAAAMVPLDEGELSKLRADAGKAFGLLKGLFADGKLPGGEQLAAARSATEFALRSIAEFRPAAEAAPAFKQTAGAASQSASSALAILLALPKDTKSVGDALGKLGTAIDGLTATPAPKVAGVPASNEAAADPSQPKTIEQAPLTANNTAVIIRRGDTLWQISRRVYGLGVRYTTIYMANETQINNPDRILPGQIFGLPKEALPNAEELHRKRLSGDHL, from the coding sequence ATGATGAGAAATCGTGCCGGCTTGCTGGCTTTCGCAGTGCTTGCAGTTGCGATCCTTCTGATGGTCTTCGTGGTCATGCCCCGGATCGGCGAAGACACGTCGAAAATCGGCGATGCCATCAATCAAGCAGGCTCCGAGGTCAAGAACACGGTTGAAGAAGCCGGCAAGAGCGCGCGGAACGCGGCTGCCGACGCGGCGGCTACGACCGAGAAGCTCGGCCATCTTTCGGCCGATGCAGGTCAGTCTCTCACGCAACTTAAGGCGCTCTTTGCAGACGGCAAGGGTCCGACGAGCGAAGCATTCGATGCCGCCAAGACGAAGGCGGCGGGCTCGCTGAAGGCGCTCGCCGACTTCGCAATCCCCGAAGGCACCGATCCGGCGACGGCGGCCGCCGCCACGAAAGCCAAGGACGGCGCGGCAAAGGCGCTGGCAATCGTCCAGGCCCTGCCGGAAAACATCGCCGACGCACTTGCCGCCATAGCCAAGGCCGAGGCCGAGCTGTCCGGCGCAAAGGGAAGCCAGCCTGCGTCGGCCCCACCGGCGACCGATGCGAACTTCGGATCGAAGCTCCCGGCTTTCGACGTTCTGCGTGTAGAGCCGGACGGGTCCACCGTCATCGCCGGTTCGGCCACGCCCAACAGCAAGCTCGAAATCATGGACGGAGACAAGGTCGTCACTACGACGAATGTCGGCCCGACCGGCGATTTTGCCGCCGTCCTCGACAACCCGCTGCCGCCCGGCGACCACCAGCTCGTGCTCAAGACGACCGGCAAGGACGGCAAGAGCCTGACTTCCGAAGAGGTCGCAACCGTTTCCGTGCCGAAGGACGGCAGCGGCACCGAACTGCTCGCCATGGTTTCCAAGCCAGGCGCAGCGAGCCGCATCATCACGGCGCCGACGGCCGCCACGCCGGCTGCTCAGCCCGCAGCAGACGAACAGGCTTCCGCTCAGCCGGGCCTGCCAGCCGGCTCGCCCGAGATCGCCAATACCGCACCGGCAGTTCCGGGTGCACCGGCAGGCGCAAGCGATGCAGTCTCGGCACCGGCCGAGGTGATGGTCAATGCAGTTGAAATCGAGGGCAAGAAGATCTTCGTTGCTGGCACCGCAAAGCCGAACGCCAACGTGATCGCCTATGCGGACGACGCCTTGATCGGCAAGGCAACAGCAGGCGCCGACGGCCATTTCGTCATCGACGGCGTGATGGACCTTTCGGTCGGCGACCACAAGATCCGCGTCGATGTCGTCGACGGCAGCGGCAAGGTGCTCATTCGCGCCTCCGTCAACTTCACCCGCCCGGCAGGCGACCAGGTCACCGTAGCGGCCCAGCCCGGCAACCCGCCCGCAAACGACGCTGCTGCCGCGATGGTTCCCCTCGATGAAGGTGAACTCAGCAAGCTGAGAGCCGATGCGGGTAAGGCGTTTGGGTTGCTGAAGGGCCTTTTTGCCGACGGCAAGCTTCCCGGCGGCGAGCAGCTCGCGGCAGCGCGTTCGGCAACCGAATTCGCGCTTCGCTCGATCGCCGAATTCCGTCCGGCAGCAGAGGCTGCGCCTGCCTTCAAGCAGACGGCAGGCGCAGCCTCGCAGTCGGCCTCAAGCGCACTCGCCATACTCCTGGCACTGCCGAAGGATACAAAGTCCGTCGGCGACGCGCTCGGCAAGCTTGGGACGGCGATTGATGGTCTAACTGCCACGCCCGCGCCAAAGGTAGCCGGCGTGCCGGCTTCAAACGAAGCCGCGGCCGACCCGAGCCAGCCGAAGACGATCGAGCAGGCGCCGCTAACGGCGAACAACACCGCCGTCATCATCCGCCGCGGCGACACGCTGTGGCAGATTTCGCGCCGCGTCTATGGCCTCGGCGTCCGCTACACGACGATCTACATGGCGAACGAAACCCAGATCAACAATCCGGACCGCATCCTGCCCGGACAGATTTTCGGCCTGCCGAAGGAAGCCCTGCCGAACGCTGAAGAGCTTCATCGCAAGCGCCTTTCCGGCGACCACCTCTAA
- a CDS encoding glycoside hydrolase family 25 protein, translating into MKKAVQRAVVGAAILAVASASYLAYDFGMVRFNHPSIKDYPIQGIDVSHHQGDIDWKKLAAQLNVRFAIMKATEGGDHKDRRFARNWQAAKEAGIVRGAYHFFTFCRPGREQAQNVMATVPKEQGTLPIAIDLEFVGNCDKVPTVEQLTAEVNAFLAEIKSAYPEKPIFYVTQEFFDRYLKGNESSFPDHYLWLRSLFKEPEQEKCGRWSIWQFADNGKIDGIEGPVDLNALCPTETGLAALFAETAGR; encoded by the coding sequence GTGAAGAAAGCTGTTCAACGAGCCGTCGTCGGTGCGGCGATTCTAGCGGTCGCATCCGCTTCTTATTTGGCTTACGATTTCGGCATGGTCCGCTTCAATCATCCGTCCATCAAGGACTATCCGATCCAGGGCATCGACGTTAGCCACCATCAAGGCGACATCGACTGGAAGAAGCTCGCCGCTCAACTGAATGTCCGCTTCGCCATCATGAAGGCGACAGAGGGCGGGGATCATAAGGACAGACGATTTGCCCGGAACTGGCAGGCCGCAAAAGAGGCCGGCATCGTGCGCGGGGCATATCACTTCTTCACCTTTTGCCGTCCGGGCCGTGAGCAGGCGCAAAACGTAATGGCGACTGTTCCCAAAGAGCAGGGCACGCTGCCCATCGCGATCGATCTCGAATTTGTCGGCAACTGCGACAAAGTTCCGACGGTCGAGCAGCTGACCGCCGAGGTCAACGCCTTCCTGGCCGAGATCAAGAGCGCATATCCGGAAAAGCCGATATTCTACGTCACGCAGGAATTCTTCGACCGATATCTGAAAGGCAACGAATCCAGCTTCCCGGATCATTATCTCTGGCTGCGCAGCCTATTCAAAGAACCAGAGCAGGAAAAATGCGGCCGCTGGTCGATATGGCAGTTTGCCGACAACGGCAAAATCGATGGCATCGAGGGGCCGGTTGACCTCAACGCGCTCTGCCCCACGGAAACGGGGCTTGCGGCGCTGTTTGCTGAAACAGCCGGCCGGTAG
- a CDS encoding protein-L-isoaspartate O-methyltransferase family protein: protein MAFEDEPPYRQVYARQILAKAGVAKNDRLLAALAKVPREKFVGPPPWVYNDFRHYREMASTDPVVLYQDLLIGLNTRRGVNNGMPSLHASALNTLGIREGETVAHLGAGTGYYTAIIAGLVGSSGKVVAVEYDEALAEKARENLSGYPNVEVVQGDAADWPKEDADVVYANFALDHPPAAWIENLGVSGRLLFPLGIPAVENGRASGFTRSAGFLLIDRRARGFGARFIQPVSFVWAEGQEPPPAGRHEGLAEAFRSRRLFQVRSFRWRTAAQGVECYGEEDWGLCFEEP from the coding sequence ATGGCTTTCGAGGATGAGCCGCCATACCGGCAGGTTTATGCCCGCCAGATACTGGCGAAGGCAGGTGTTGCGAAGAACGACAGGCTACTTGCAGCCCTTGCCAAAGTGCCGCGTGAAAAATTCGTCGGTCCGCCGCCCTGGGTCTACAACGACTTCCGCCATTATCGGGAGATGGCTTCCACTGATCCGGTCGTACTTTATCAGGACTTGTTGATCGGTCTTAATACCAGGCGTGGGGTCAACAACGGCATGCCCTCCCTTCACGCGTCCGCCCTGAATACGCTTGGAATTCGGGAGGGCGAGACGGTTGCCCATCTGGGTGCCGGGACCGGCTACTACACTGCGATCATTGCCGGACTCGTCGGCTCCTCTGGCAAGGTCGTCGCCGTCGAATACGACGAAGCGCTGGCCGAAAAGGCGCGGGAAAACCTTTCCGGTTATCCCAATGTCGAGGTAGTGCAGGGCGATGCGGCCGATTGGCCGAAGGAAGACGCCGACGTCGTATACGCCAATTTCGCTCTCGACCATCCGCCTGCCGCCTGGATCGAAAACCTGGGCGTCAGTGGGCGGCTGTTGTTTCCGCTCGGGATCCCGGCGGTCGAAAATGGCAGGGCGAGCGGCTTCACCCGTTCGGCAGGCTTCCTGCTGATAGACCGGCGCGCCAGAGGTTTTGGCGCCCGCTTCATTCAGCCGGTCTCCTTCGTCTGGGCGGAGGGTCAAGAACCGCCGCCCGCCGGTCGCCACGAGGGTCTGGCGGAAGCCTTCCGCAGCCGCCGGCTGTTCCAGGTTCGCAGTTTCCGCTGGCGGACTGCGGCCCAAGGCGTAGAGTGCTACGGCGAGGAGGACTGGGGGCTTTGTTTCGAGGAGCCGTGA
- the cysS gene encoding cysteine--tRNA ligase has protein sequence MAGQPEQKKPEIKLYNTLTREETVFKPIDPLNVRMYVCGPTVYDYAHIGNARPAIIFDVLFRLLRHVYGAEHVTYARNITDVDDKINLRALRDHPGLPLNEAIRLVTEKTETQYLEDATALGCLDPTIQPRATENIAQMIEIIEKLIAKGHAYQAEGEVLFDTKSMADYGALSKRNLDEQQAGARVAVDAHKKNPGDFVLWKLSSHNEPGWESPWGRGRPGWHIECSAMSQRYLGEVFDIHGGGLDLIFPHHENEIAQSRCAHGTDAMSNVWMHNGFLQVEGRKMSKSEGNFVTIYELLHTEKFGGRKWPGEVLRLAMLMTHYREPIDFSIKRLEEAERLLAKWPAADAGDASPDEAVLNALADDLNTVAAVQALHALAQSGNAAAFAASAALLGVEPKETEVDEAVAGEIDRRVRARLELLKAKNFTEADKIRETLLAEGIQLKDGKDAVTGERVTTWEVKR, from the coding sequence ATGGCCGGCCAGCCGGAACAGAAGAAGCCGGAAATCAAGCTATACAATACGCTGACGCGCGAAGAGACGGTCTTCAAGCCCATCGATCCGCTCAACGTCCGCATGTACGTCTGCGGCCCGACGGTTTATGACTACGCCCATATCGGCAATGCGCGGCCCGCCATCATTTTCGACGTGCTGTTCCGGCTGCTCAGGCACGTCTATGGCGCCGAGCACGTCACCTATGCGCGCAATATCACCGACGTCGACGACAAGATCAACCTGCGGGCTCTGCGCGACCACCCCGGCTTGCCGCTGAACGAGGCGATCCGCCTGGTCACCGAAAAAACCGAGACGCAGTATCTCGAAGATGCCACGGCTCTCGGCTGCCTTGATCCGACCATCCAGCCGCGCGCGACCGAAAACATCGCGCAGATGATCGAGATCATCGAAAAGCTGATTGCCAAGGGCCACGCCTATCAGGCGGAGGGCGAAGTGCTGTTCGACACGAAATCCATGGCGGATTACGGCGCGCTTTCGAAGCGCAATCTCGATGAGCAACAGGCCGGCGCGCGCGTCGCCGTCGATGCGCACAAGAAGAACCCCGGCGACTTCGTTCTCTGGAAGCTTTCGAGCCATAACGAGCCCGGCTGGGAAAGCCCCTGGGGCCGCGGCCGTCCGGGCTGGCATATCGAATGCTCGGCGATGAGCCAGCGCTATCTCGGCGAGGTCTTCGATATTCACGGCGGCGGGTTGGACCTGATCTTCCCGCACCACGAAAACGAGATCGCCCAATCCCGTTGCGCCCACGGCACGGATGCGATGTCGAATGTCTGGATGCACAACGGCTTCCTGCAGGTCGAGGGCCGCAAGATGTCGAAATCCGAGGGCAACTTCGTCACCATCTACGAGCTGCTGCACACCGAAAAATTCGGCGGTCGGAAGTGGCCGGGCGAAGTTTTGCGGCTTGCGATGCTGATGACGCATTACCGCGAGCCGATCGATTTTTCGATCAAGCGGCTAGAAGAGGCCGAACGCCTGCTGGCGAAGTGGCCAGCGGCGGATGCCGGCGACGCGTCGCCGGACGAGGCAGTACTGAACGCGCTTGCCGACGACCTGAACACCGTCGCCGCCGTTCAGGCGCTTCATGCTCTGGCGCAGTCCGGCAACGCCGCCGCCTTCGCGGCGAGCGCTGCCCTTCTCGGCGTGGAACCGAAGGAAACGGAAGTGGATGAGGCGGTCGCCGGCGAGATCGACAGGCGGGTGCGCGCCCGCCTTGAACTCTTGAAGGCAAAAAACTTCACTGAGGCCGACAAGATCCGCGAGACGCTGCTTGCCGAGGGCATCCAGCTCAAAGACGGCAAAGATGCCGTCACTGGCGAGCGCGTGACGACCTGGGAGGTGAAGCGGTGA
- the rarD gene encoding EamA family transporter RarD, producing the protein MSADASPPAIKNEDSARGFAFALTAYLLWGFLPIYMKALAHISPAEVIAHRVVWSLPIAGLVLLALGRTQEIRDALRSPRMLAMASLTAALITVNWGTYVWAIGAGHSLDAAMGYFINPLISIFMGSVLLKEKLRPAQIIAIGLAAIAVVVLAVDGGGLPWVALTLAFSWAFYAYFRKTLPLGPNQGFLLEVLILSVPAVLYIVYLEFFSGEGHFVQTGFSDTALLFGCGIVTAAPLMIYANGAKLLKLSTIGIMQYIAPTMIFLIAIFVFHEPLDTARMIAFPLIWAGLVLYTWSMLNATRGR; encoded by the coding sequence ATGTCTGCCGACGCAAGCCCTCCTGCCATCAAAAACGAAGATAGTGCGCGCGGCTTCGCCTTTGCGCTGACTGCTTATCTTCTGTGGGGATTCCTGCCGATTTACATGAAGGCGCTGGCGCATATTTCGCCGGCCGAGGTGATTGCGCATCGCGTTGTCTGGTCTCTTCCGATTGCCGGCCTCGTGCTGCTCGCGCTCGGACGTACGCAGGAAATCCGCGACGCGCTGCGCTCGCCGCGCATGCTCGCAATGGCTTCGCTGACGGCGGCACTCATCACCGTCAACTGGGGTACCTATGTCTGGGCGATCGGCGCTGGACATTCGCTCGATGCCGCCATGGGCTATTTCATCAACCCGCTGATCAGCATCTTCATGGGCTCGGTGCTGCTCAAGGAGAAGCTGCGCCCGGCTCAGATCATCGCAATCGGCCTGGCGGCCATTGCCGTTGTCGTTCTCGCCGTCGACGGCGGCGGGCTTCCGTGGGTGGCGCTGACCCTCGCCTTCAGCTGGGCCTTCTATGCCTACTTCCGCAAGACTTTGCCGCTCGGCCCCAACCAGGGCTTCCTGCTCGAGGTCCTGATTCTCAGCGTTCCGGCCGTCCTCTACATCGTCTATCTGGAGTTCTTCAGTGGCGAAGGACACTTCGTTCAGACCGGCTTCAGCGATACAGCACTGCTCTTCGGCTGCGGTATCGTCACTGCCGCACCGCTGATGATCTACGCCAACGGCGCAAAGCTTCTGAAGCTCTCGACGATCGGCATCATGCAGTACATCGCGCCGACGATGATCTTCCTGATCGCGATCTTCGTCTTCCACGAACCGCTGGATACAGCGCGCATGATCGCCTTCCCGCTCATCTGGGCAGGCCTCGTGCTGTACACGTGGTCGATGCTGAACGCAACGCGCGGGCGCTGA
- a CDS encoding GFA family protein, translating into MSEPIRTGGCQCGAIRFRISGKLGRPSICHCRMCQKQFGGFFSALITAPEEGVEWTRGEPSYFRSSVNIDRGFCSSCGTPMTYRHPGGLELAIGTFDDRSDLAPQIQVNYDSRLPWVETIFDTPVHRDPDYYARQEQIISFQHPDHDTEVWPAKGLKI; encoded by the coding sequence ATGAGCGAACCCATCAGAACAGGCGGGTGCCAATGCGGCGCGATACGCTTTCGTATCAGCGGCAAGCTGGGGCGTCCGTCTATCTGCCATTGCCGCATGTGCCAGAAGCAGTTCGGCGGCTTCTTTTCGGCGCTCATTACTGCGCCGGAAGAGGGCGTGGAGTGGACGCGCGGCGAGCCGAGCTATTTCCGGTCCTCGGTCAATATCGACCGTGGTTTCTGCAGCAGTTGCGGCACGCCGATGACCTACCGGCATCCCGGCGGGCTGGAGCTTGCGATCGGCACCTTCGACGACCGCAGCGATCTCGCGCCGCAGATCCAAGTGAATTACGACTCGCGTCTGCCCTGGGTCGAAACGATCTTCGACACACCGGTTCACCGGGACCCCGATTACTATGCCCGGCAGGAGCAGATCATCTCCTTCCAGCATCCCGACCACGATACCGAGGTATGGCCGGCGAAAGGCTTGAAGATATGA
- a CDS encoding LOG family protein — protein sequence MSDQSHSIQSICVYCGSRPGRDTAYMAAGRALGKEIAEYGLRLVYGGGTKGIMGAVASGVLSNGGQVTGIIPEFLIDMEATRHSLGQLNELIVTPDMHARKHLMFERSDAFVALPGGIGTLEEIVEIMTWAQLARHEKPMVFANIKGFWDPMMELMKHMTDEGFVHTAHRVQPLVIDDVSGIIPAIMAQAAELAADREGEDAVISKM from the coding sequence ATGAGCGATCAATCCCATTCAATTCAGTCCATCTGTGTCTACTGCGGGTCGAGGCCCGGACGGGATACAGCATACATGGCTGCCGGACGCGCGCTCGGCAAAGAAATCGCCGAATACGGCCTGCGGCTCGTCTATGGCGGCGGCACCAAAGGCATCATGGGTGCTGTTGCGAGCGGCGTGCTTTCCAATGGGGGGCAGGTGACCGGCATCATCCCCGAATTCCTGATCGACATGGAGGCGACGCGCCATTCCCTCGGCCAGCTCAACGAGCTCATTGTAACGCCGGACATGCATGCGCGCAAACACCTGATGTTCGAGCGTTCCGACGCCTTCGTGGCGCTGCCGGGCGGGATCGGTACGCTGGAGGAAATCGTCGAGATCATGACCTGGGCGCAGCTTGCCCGTCACGAAAAACCGATGGTCTTCGCCAACATCAAGGGCTTCTGGGATCCGATGATGGAACTGATGAAGCACATGACGGATGAGGGTTTCGTGCACACCGCCCATCGGGTGCAGCCGCTCGTCATCGACGACGTCTCCGGCATCATTCCAGCCATCATGGCGCAGGCAGCGGAACTCGCTGCCGACCGTGAGGGCGAGGATGCCGTGATTTCGAAGATGTGA
- the cimA gene encoding citramalate synthase, which produces MTREKIYLFDTTLRDGQQTPGIDFSVEDKIAIATMLDEFGLDYIEGGYPGANPTDTAFFAERRTSQAAFVAFGMTKRPGVSASNDPGLAALLQAKSDAICFVAKSWDYHVEVALACTNEENLACIGESVKSAVAAGKEVIVDCEHFFDGYKANPAYALACAKTAHEAGARWVVLCDTNGGAQPPEIHAIVEAVIAAGVPGRCLGIHAHNDTGQAVANSLAAVEAGVRQIQGTLNGIGERCGNANLVTLIPTLALKDTYSTRFETTIDAERLVNLTGLSHAFDELLNRSPDHQLPYVGASAFATKAGIHASALLKDPRTYEHVPPESVGNYRKVMVSDQGGKANFINALKRRGIEVAKDDPKLDRLISIVKEREASGYAYEGADASFELLARRTLGTIPEFFSIEGFRVMVERRFDSHGRVKIVSEAVVKMVIDGHTIMSVAEGDGPVNALDLALRKDFGNYQHEIDDLVLADFKVRILNGGTEAITRVLIESTDSDGLRWWTVGVSENIIDASFQALMDSVIYKLMKNRQLAGKIAAE; this is translated from the coding sequence GTGACCAGAGAGAAAATCTACCTCTTCGACACGACGCTCCGCGACGGGCAGCAGACGCCCGGGATAGACTTCTCGGTCGAGGACAAGATTGCGATTGCGACCATGCTGGACGAGTTCGGCCTCGATTATATCGAGGGCGGATATCCAGGCGCGAATCCGACGGACACCGCCTTCTTCGCAGAGAGGCGCACCAGCCAGGCAGCATTCGTCGCCTTCGGCATGACGAAGCGGCCGGGCGTTTCAGCCTCCAACGATCCGGGCCTCGCAGCGCTGTTGCAGGCAAAGAGCGACGCGATCTGTTTCGTCGCAAAGAGCTGGGACTATCACGTCGAGGTCGCGCTCGCATGCACCAACGAGGAAAACCTCGCATGCATCGGCGAGAGCGTGAAGTCGGCCGTCGCCGCCGGCAAGGAGGTGATCGTCGATTGCGAGCATTTCTTCGATGGATACAAGGCCAATCCCGCCTATGCGCTCGCCTGCGCGAAGACCGCGCATGAAGCGGGTGCTCGCTGGGTCGTGCTCTGCGACACCAATGGCGGCGCGCAACCGCCCGAGATCCACGCCATCGTCGAGGCGGTGATTGCCGCAGGCGTTCCCGGTCGCTGTCTCGGCATCCATGCGCATAATGATACGGGCCAGGCAGTCGCCAATTCGCTTGCCGCCGTCGAGGCAGGCGTGCGCCAGATCCAAGGGACGCTCAACGGCATCGGCGAGCGTTGCGGCAATGCCAACCTGGTGACGCTGATCCCGACGCTGGCCCTGAAGGACACCTACAGCACCCGCTTCGAAACCACCATCGATGCGGAGCGGCTGGTGAACCTTACCGGCCTTTCCCATGCCTTCGACGAGCTTCTGAACCGCTCGCCAGATCATCAACTGCCCTATGTCGGCGCTTCGGCCTTCGCCACCAAGGCGGGCATCCATGCCTCCGCTCTGCTCAAGGATCCGCGCACCTACGAGCATGTGCCGCCGGAAAGCGTCGGCAATTACCGCAAGGTCATGGTTTCCGACCAGGGCGGCAAGGCGAACTTCATCAATGCTCTGAAACGCCGGGGCATCGAAGTCGCCAAGGACGATCCGAAGCTCGACCGGCTGATTTCCATCGTCAAGGAGCGCGAAGCTTCCGGCTACGCCTATGAGGGAGCGGATGCGAGCTTCGAGCTCTTGGCCCGCCGCACGCTTGGCACCATCCCGGAATTCTTTTCGATCGAAGGCTTCCGCGTGATGGTCGAGCGCCGCTTCGACTCGCACGGGCGGGTGAAGATCGTCTCGGAAGCCGTCGTGAAGATGGTGATCGACGGCCACACAATCATGTCGGTGGCGGAAGGCGACGGCCCGGTCAACGCGCTCGACCTGGCGCTGCGCAAGGATTTCGGCAATTATCAGCACGAAATAGACGACCTGGTTCTCGCCGACTTCAAGGTGCGTATCCTCAATGGCGGCACCGAAGCCATCACGCGCGTGCTGATCGAATCCACCGACAGCGACGGCCTTCGCTGGTGGACGGTGGGCGTGTCGGAAAACATCATCGACGCCTCGTTCCAGGCGCTGATGGATTCGGTGATCTACAAACTGATGAAGAACCGTCAGCTGGCGGGCAAGATCGCGGCGGAGTGA
- a CDS encoding GFA family protein, with the protein MAGGAQVTAGKSHSGGCQCGAVRYRAAGELGYPHICHCRMCQKAAGNYFLPLGAVMRTDFALTRGKPKWFRSSDLVHRGFCGDCGTPLFYDIPRAESVNITLGSLDDPDAVRPVMQSNTGRKMSFFHALDTLPVEPAAGSTEREDAIAASNHQHPDHDTNHWPSGVQT; encoded by the coding sequence ATGGCCGGAGGAGCGCAAGTGACGGCGGGGAAAAGCCATAGCGGCGGATGCCAATGCGGCGCAGTGCGCTATCGCGCGGCGGGCGAACTCGGCTATCCGCATATCTGCCATTGCCGCATGTGCCAGAAGGCGGCGGGCAACTATTTCCTGCCGCTCGGAGCGGTGATGCGAACGGATTTTGCGTTGACGCGCGGAAAACCGAAGTGGTTTCGCTCTTCCGATCTCGTGCACCGCGGCTTCTGCGGCGATTGCGGCACGCCACTCTTTTACGACATACCTCGTGCCGAGTCCGTCAACATTACGCTCGGCTCGCTGGACGATCCCGATGCGGTCAGGCCGGTGATGCAATCGAATACCGGTCGCAAGATGAGCTTTTTTCACGCGCTGGACACCCTGCCGGTAGAGCCCGCCGCCGGGAGCACCGAGCGCGAAGACGCGATCGCAGCCAGCAATCATCAGCATCCCGATCACGATACGAACCACTGGCCATCCGGAGTACAGACATGA
- the pip gene encoding prolyl aminopeptidase — MTEVLRTLYPEIEPYASGHLDVGDGHVIYWERCGTPGTKPAVFLHGGPGGGISPVHRRLFDPALYDVTLFDQRGCGKSTPHADLNANTTWHLVADIERLRDMAGAEKWQIFGGSWGSTLALAYAEKHPERVSELIVRGIYTLTKAELDWYYQFGASEMFPDKWERFIAPIPPEERHEMMQAYHRRLTSDDKAIALKAAHAWSIWEGETITLLPEPSTSGKFEEAAFAYAFARIENHFFVNAGWLEEGQLIREAHKLKDIAGVIVHGRYDMPCPARFAWALHKAWPKAEFHLIEGAGHAFSEPGILDQLIRATDKFAGK; from the coding sequence ATGACCGAAGTGCTGCGTACCCTCTATCCAGAAATCGAACCCTATGCTTCGGGCCATCTCGATGTCGGCGACGGCCATGTGATCTACTGGGAACGCTGCGGAACGCCGGGCACCAAACCCGCCGTTTTCCTGCACGGCGGCCCAGGCGGCGGCATTTCGCCCGTGCATCGCCGCCTCTTCGACCCGGCGCTCTACGACGTGACGCTGTTCGACCAGCGCGGCTGCGGTAAATCCACGCCGCATGCGGACCTGAACGCCAACACGACGTGGCATCTCGTTGCCGACATCGAGCGCCTGCGCGATATGGCTGGGGCCGAGAAATGGCAGATCTTCGGCGGCTCCTGGGGATCGACGCTGGCGCTTGCCTATGCCGAAAAGCATCCCGAGCGGGTCTCCGAACTCATCGTGCGCGGCATTTATACGCTCACGAAAGCGGAACTCGACTGGTACTATCAGTTCGGCGCTTCGGAAATGTTCCCCGACAAGTGGGAACGCTTCATTGCTCCCATTCCGCCCGAAGAGCGGCACGAGATGATGCAGGCCTATCACCGCCGCCTGACGAGCGACGACAAGGCAATCGCGCTTAAAGCCGCGCATGCTTGGAGCATCTGGGAAGGCGAGACGATCACGCTGCTGCCCGAGCCGTCGACCAGCGGCAAGTTCGAGGAGGCCGCGTTCGCCTATGCCTTCGCCCGCATCGAGAACCATTTCTTCGTCAATGCCGGCTGGCTGGAAGAAGGCCAACTGATCCGCGAGGCGCACAAGCTCAAGGATATTGCGGGCGTCATCGTGCATGGTCGCTACGACATGCCCTGCCCCGCCCGCTTCGCCTGGGCGCTGCACAAGGCCTGGCCGAAGGCCGAATTCCACCTGATCGAAGGTGCGGGCCATGCATTTTCCGAACCCGGCATCCTGGATCAGCTGATCCGGGCAACCGACAAGTTTGCGGGGAAATAA
- a CDS encoding GFA family protein, whose translation MTVYTGGCQCGAIRFRVEGELSHSSICHCRMCQKAFGGYYAPLVSVRGADFEWTRGERKTFRSSNFAERGFCGDCGTPLTYEAPDGMAIAAGAFDDPALLPPTIQYGIEGKLPFTDKLHELPGIRTEDDVETAAFISEIVSNQHPDHDTTEWPEERK comes from the coding sequence ATGACTGTCTACACCGGCGGCTGCCAGTGCGGTGCGATCCGATTCCGGGTGGAAGGCGAGCTTTCGCATTCGTCGATCTGCCATTGCCGCATGTGCCAGAAAGCGTTCGGCGGCTATTATGCGCCGCTGGTTTCCGTGCGCGGGGCTGATTTCGAGTGGACGCGCGGCGAGCGGAAGACATTCCGTTCCTCCAATTTTGCCGAGCGCGGCTTCTGCGGCGATTGCGGCACACCGCTGACCTATGAGGCGCCGGATGGGATGGCGATTGCAGCGGGCGCGTTCGATGATCCGGCTCTTCTGCCGCCGACGATCCAGTATGGCATCGAAGGCAAGCTGCCGTTCACGGACAAACTGCATGAGCTTCCCGGCATACGGACGGAGGACGACGTCGAGACGGCCGCATTCATCAGTGAGATCGTCTCCAATCAGCATCCAGATCACGACACGACAGAATGGCCGGAGGAGCGCAAGTGA